One window from the genome of Nicotiana sylvestris chromosome 9, ASM39365v2, whole genome shotgun sequence encodes:
- the LOC104248559 gene encoding germacrene C synthase-like, whose product MSQSISPLICSHFAKFQSNIWRCNTSQLRVIHSSYASFGGRRKERVRRMNRAMDLSSSSRHLADFPSTIWGDHFLSYNSEITEITTQEKNEHEMLKEIVRKMLVETPDNSTQKLVLIDTIQRLGLAYHFNDEIENSIQNIFNLSQNSEDDDEHNLYVAALRFRLARQQGYYMSSDVFKQFTNHDGKFKENHTNDVQGLLSLYEAAHMRVHDEEILEEALIFTTTHLESVIPNLSNSLKVQVTEALSHPIRKAIPRVGARKYIHIYENIGTHNDLLLKFAKLDFNMLQKLHRKELNELTSWWKDLDRANKFPYAKDRLVEAYFWTVGIYFEPQYSRSRSLVTKVVKMNSIIDDTYDAYATFDELVLFTDAIQRWDEGAMDLLPTYLRPIYQGLLDVFNEMEEVLAKEGKADHIYYAKKEMKKVAEVYFKEAEWLNANYIPKCEEYMKNGLVSSTGPMYGIISLVVMEEIITKEAFEWLTNEPLILRAASTICRLMDDMADHEVEQQRGHVASFVECYMKEYGVSKQEAYVEMRKKITNAWKDINKELLRPTAVPMFILERSLNFSRLADTFLKDDDGYTNPKSKVKDLIASLFVESVDI is encoded by the exons atgagTCAATCAATTTCTCCATTAATCTGTTCTCACTTTGCGAAATTTCAGTCGAATATTTGGAGATGCAATACTTCTCAACTCAGAGTTATACACTCATCATATGCCTCTTTTGGagggagaagaaaagagagagtaaGAAGAATGAATCGAGCAATGGATCTTTCTTCAAGCTCTCGTCATTTGGCAGATTTTCCCTCAACAATTTGGGGTGACCATTTTCTCTCCTACAATTCTGAAATAACA GAAATTACTACCCAAGAGAAAAATGAACATGAAATGCTAAAAGAAATAGTTCGGAAAATGTTGGTAGAAACTCCAGATAATAGTACACAAAAACTAGTCTTGATTGACACAATTCAAAGATTGGGATTAGCATATCATTTCAATGATGAGATTGAAAACTCCATTCAAAACATCTTTAATTTGTCTCAAAATAGTGAAGATGACGATGAACACAACCTTTATGTTGCTGCTCTTCGTTTTCGACTTGCGAGGCAACAAGGATATTACATGTCTTCAG ATGTGTTCAAGCAATTCACTAACCATGACGGAAAATTCAAGGAAAATCATACTAATGATGTTCAAGGATTATTGAGTTTGTATGAAGCAGCACATATGAGAGTGCACGACGAGGAAATTCTAGAAGAAGCTCTTATCTTTACCACGACTCATCTCGAGTCCGTGATCCCGAATTTGAGCAACTCGCTTAAGGTACAAGTTACTGAAGCCTTAAGCCATCCTATTCGCAAAGCTATACCAAGGGTGGGAGCAAGGAAATACATACACATATATGAAAACATTGGAACACATAATgatttacttttgaaatttgcaAAGTTGGACTTCAACATGTTACAAAAGCTTCATCGAAAAGAGCTTAACGAGCTAACAAG CTGGTGGAAAGATTTGGATCGTGCAAACAAATTTCCATATGCAAAGGACAGATTAGTAGAAGCTTACTTTTGGACGGTGGGAATATATTTTGAACCTCAATATAGTCGTTCAAGAAGTTTGGTAACAAAAGTAGTCAAAATGAACTCCATTATTGATGACACTTATGATGCTTATGCAACTTTTGATGAGCTTGTGCTTTTCACGGATGCGATCCAAAG ATGGGACGAAGGTGCCATGGATTTATTACCGACATATCTGAGACCTATTTATCAAGGCCTTCTCGACGTTTTCAATGAAATGGAAGAAGTATTGGCCAAAGAAGGTAAAGCAGATCACATCTACTATGCGAAAAAAGAG ATGAAAAAGGTGGCGGAAGTCTATTTTAAGGAAGCTGAATGGTTGAATGCTAACTACATTCCAAAATGCGAGGAGTATATGAAAAATGGACTTGTAAGCTCTACCGGTCCGATGTATGGAATAATTTCTTTGGTTGTTATGGAGGAAATTATAACAAAAGAGGCTTTTGAATGGTTGACAAATGAACCTTTGATTCTTCGAGCTGCATCAACAATTTGTAGATTAATGGATGATATGGCTGATCATGAA GTTGAACAACAAAGAGGACATGTTGCTTCATTTGTTGAGTGCTACATGAAAGAATATGGAGTTTCAAAGCAAGAAGCATATGTTGAGATGCGGAAAAAAATCACAAATGCGTGGAAAGATATAAATAAGGAACTCTTGCGCCCTACTGCAGTACCAATGTTTATCCTCGAACGATCTTTAAATTTTTCAAGATTGGCCGATACATTTTTGAAAGATGATGATGGATACACAAATCCCAAATCCAAAGTTAAAGACTTGATTGCTTCGTTGTTTGTCGAATCTGTcgacatatga